One region of Cyanobium sp. M30B3 genomic DNA includes:
- the dnaG gene encoding DNA primase codes for MSLPRLHPRTIEAVKERADIVDVVGEHVVLKKKGREFVGICPFHDDTSPSMTVSPAKQFYYCFSCGAGGNAIKFLMELQRQSFSDVVLELARKYQLPVETLDGPQQERLRKQLSRREQLQKVLSLASGWFRSQLQAPEGEAALAYLRQQRRLSDTTLEAFELGFAPDRWDGLLQHLRQVHGFAPELLEAAGLVVPRKGGDGFYDRFRGRVMVPIKDRQGRVIGFGGRSLDGAEPKYLNSPETEVFEKGKHLFGLDRAADAIRRDDRAVVVEGYFDVIALHAAGITNAVAALGTALSSQQITQLCRCTDSRRLVLNFDADGAGVRAAQRAIGEVEQLALQGQLELRVLHLPSGKDPDEFLVEHGAGDYRALLDRAPLFLDWQIDQVLLGRDLGKADQFQQAVTALVALLGKLPQSAVRSRYLQQVAERLSGGQARLALQLEDDLRQQVKGQRWHGRSQKWEQPGEAGLRERAEAEVLRLYLHCPDQRGAIRAELRQRELDDFALAHHRQLWGAISALEEDNLGAGRLEAITRGQDPGHELADLDLPRLLGDQLVVEQSALLGRLTPLLEPSELQRLQLAQPLLQLRGATAVLERQKCLKRCRHLLDAWSGQRLETLERCIARLLQPANPTPASQNLANPTPASPPAAGLEPVARDMEARIEALFAELNADALQFQELYYGERRYLHQLDAQRCAGFGAAA; via the coding sequence TTGAGCCTGCCCCGCCTCCATCCCCGCACGATCGAGGCCGTCAAGGAGCGGGCCGACATCGTCGACGTGGTGGGCGAGCACGTGGTGCTCAAGAAGAAGGGGCGCGAGTTCGTGGGCATCTGCCCCTTCCACGACGACACGTCGCCGTCGATGACGGTATCGCCCGCCAAGCAGTTCTATTACTGCTTCTCCTGCGGCGCCGGCGGCAACGCCATCAAGTTCCTGATGGAGCTGCAGCGCCAGAGCTTCAGCGACGTGGTGCTGGAGCTGGCGCGCAAGTACCAGCTGCCGGTGGAGACCCTCGACGGGCCCCAGCAGGAGCGGCTGCGCAAGCAGCTCTCCCGCCGCGAGCAGCTGCAGAAGGTGCTCAGCCTGGCCTCGGGCTGGTTCCGCAGCCAGCTGCAGGCGCCGGAGGGCGAGGCTGCCCTGGCCTACCTGCGCCAGCAGCGGCGCCTCAGCGACACCACCCTGGAGGCCTTTGAGCTGGGCTTTGCCCCCGACCGCTGGGACGGCCTGCTGCAGCACCTGCGCCAGGTGCATGGCTTCGCCCCCGAACTGCTGGAGGCCGCCGGCCTGGTGGTGCCGCGCAAGGGCGGGGATGGCTTCTACGACCGCTTCCGCGGCCGGGTGATGGTGCCGATCAAGGACCGCCAGGGGCGGGTGATCGGCTTCGGCGGCCGCAGCCTCGACGGCGCTGAGCCCAAATACCTCAACTCGCCGGAAACGGAGGTGTTTGAGAAGGGCAAGCACCTGTTCGGTCTCGACCGGGCCGCCGACGCCATCCGCCGCGACGACCGGGCGGTGGTGGTGGAGGGCTACTTCGACGTGATCGCCCTGCACGCCGCCGGCATCACCAACGCTGTGGCAGCCCTGGGCACGGCCCTGAGCAGCCAGCAGATCACCCAGCTCTGCCGCTGCACCGACAGCCGCCGGCTGGTGCTCAACTTCGACGCCGACGGCGCCGGGGTGCGGGCAGCCCAGCGGGCGATCGGCGAGGTGGAGCAGCTGGCGCTGCAGGGACAGCTGGAGCTGCGGGTGCTGCATCTGCCGTCCGGCAAGGATCCCGACGAGTTCTTGGTGGAGCACGGCGCCGGTGACTACCGGGCCCTGCTCGATCGGGCCCCGCTGTTTCTCGACTGGCAGATCGACCAGGTGCTGTTGGGCCGTGACCTGGGCAAGGCCGACCAGTTCCAGCAGGCCGTCACCGCCCTGGTGGCCCTGCTGGGCAAGCTGCCCCAGAGTGCCGTGCGCAGCCGCTACCTGCAGCAGGTGGCCGAGCGCCTGTCCGGCGGCCAGGCCCGGCTGGCCCTGCAGCTGGAGGACGACCTGCGCCAGCAGGTGAAGGGCCAGCGCTGGCATGGCCGCTCCCAGAAGTGGGAGCAGCCGGGTGAGGCGGGCCTGCGCGAGCGGGCCGAGGCCGAGGTGCTGCGCCTCTACCTGCATTGCCCCGATCAGCGGGGTGCGATCCGCGCCGAACTGCGTCAGCGGGAGCTGGACGACTTCGCCCTGGCCCACCATCGCCAGCTGTGGGGGGCGATCAGCGCCCTGGAGGAGGACAACCTGGGTGCCGGGCGCCTGGAGGCGATCACCCGCGGCCAGGATCCGGGCCATGAGCTGGCCGATCTTGATCTGCCCCGGCTGCTGGGCGACCAGCTGGTGGTGGAGCAGAGCGCCCTGCTGGGCCGGCTGACGCCGTTGCTGGAGCCCTCGGAGCTGCAGCGCCTGCAGCTGGCCCAGCCGCTGCTGCAGCTGCGCGGCGCCACGGCGGTGCTGGAGCGGCAGAAGTGCCTCAAGCGCTGCCGCCACCTGCTCGATGCCTGGAGCGGCCAGCGGCTGGAAACCCTGGAGCGCTGCATCGCCCGCCTGCTGCAGCCGGCCAACCCAACGCCGGCCAGTCAGAACCTGGCCAACCCGACTCCGGCCAGCCCCCCCGCCGCTGGCCTGGAGCCCGTGGCCCGGGACATGGAGGCCCGCATTGAGGCGCTGTTCGCCGAGCTCAACGCCGATGCCCTCCAGTTCCAGGAGCTCTATTACGGCGAGCGCCGCTATCTCCACCAGCTCGATGCCCAGCGCTGCGCCGGCTTCGGCGCGGCGGCCTGA
- a CDS encoding fumarate reductase/succinate dehydrogenase flavoprotein subunit: MAGLPDPRLPAGPIADAWRRTRAELPLISPLRKRQLQVLVVGTGLAGASAAATLAEQGYRVTVLTYHDSPRRAHSVAAQGGINAAKNYAGDGDSIERLFADTLRGGDFRAREAGCMRLAELSGGIIDQCVAQGVPFAREYGGTLASRSFGGALVSRTFYARGQTGQQLLYGATAALLRQVAAGRITLLPRRDMLELVTVDGVARGVVARHLLTGALEVHTAQAVLLATGGYSNVFFLSTNALKSNATAIWRAHRQGALFANPCFTQIHPTCIPSGDPGQSKLTLMSESLRNDGRIWLPAIAGDDRPPEQIPEAERDYFLERLYPRYGNMAPRDLASRRARELCNAGHGVGPGGRSVFLDLRDAIAEQGRGVIEQRYGNLLEMYGRISGDDPYAVPLRIYPAPHYTMGGLWVDYQLMSSIPGLFVLGEANYSEHGANRLGASALMQGLADGYFIAPATVTAWLSGHPTPEIGADHPACREAVARAQARIDALLAVPGTRPVDAFHRELGALMIERCGISRTAGGLRAGLAEVAALEQAFHAELRVPGGAEGPNPELEKALRVGDFFGLAQLMLRDALAREESCGAHFREEHQSADGEAQRNDARFAHIAAWEFAGQGREPIRHSEPLRFTALLPSARSYR, from the coding sequence ATGGCCGGCCTGCCCGATCCGCGCCTGCCCGCCGGGCCGATCGCCGACGCCTGGCGCCGCACCAGGGCCGAGCTGCCGCTGATCAGCCCGCTGCGCAAGCGCCAGCTGCAGGTGCTGGTGGTGGGCACAGGGCTGGCCGGGGCCTCGGCGGCCGCCACCCTGGCGGAGCAGGGCTACCGGGTGACGGTGCTCACGTATCACGACAGCCCGCGGCGGGCCCACTCGGTGGCGGCCCAGGGGGGCATCAACGCCGCCAAGAACTACGCCGGCGACGGCGACAGCATCGAGCGCCTGTTTGCCGACACCCTGCGCGGCGGCGACTTCCGCGCCCGCGAGGCCGGCTGCATGCGCCTGGCCGAGCTGAGCGGCGGGATCATCGACCAGTGCGTGGCCCAGGGGGTGCCGTTCGCGCGTGAGTACGGCGGCACCCTGGCCAGCCGCAGCTTCGGCGGGGCGCTGGTGAGCCGCACCTTCTACGCCCGCGGCCAGACCGGCCAGCAGCTGCTCTACGGCGCCACCGCCGCCCTGCTGCGCCAGGTGGCGGCCGGCCGCATCACCCTGCTGCCCCGCCGCGACATGCTGGAACTGGTCACGGTGGATGGGGTGGCCCGGGGCGTGGTGGCCCGCCACCTGCTCACCGGTGCGCTGGAGGTGCACACCGCCCAGGCGGTGCTGCTGGCCACGGGCGGCTACAGCAATGTGTTTTTTCTCTCCACCAACGCCCTCAAGTCGAACGCCACGGCGATCTGGCGCGCCCACCGCCAGGGGGCGCTGTTTGCCAATCCCTGCTTCACCCAGATCCACCCCACCTGCATCCCCAGCGGCGATCCGGGCCAGAGCAAGCTCACGCTGATGAGCGAGAGCCTGCGCAACGACGGCCGCATCTGGCTGCCGGCGATCGCCGGCGACGATCGCCCCCCCGAGCAGATCCCCGAGGCCGAGCGCGACTACTTCCTCGAGCGCCTCTATCCCCGCTACGGCAACATGGCGCCCCGCGACCTGGCCTCCCGCCGCGCCCGTGAGCTCTGCAACGCCGGCCACGGGGTGGGGCCGGGCGGGAGGTCGGTGTTTCTCGACCTGCGCGATGCCATCGCCGAGCAGGGGCGCGGGGTGATCGAGCAGCGCTACGGCAACCTGCTGGAGATGTACGGGCGCATCAGCGGCGACGATCCCTACGCCGTGCCGCTGCGCATCTACCCGGCGCCCCACTACACGATGGGGGGCCTGTGGGTGGACTATCAACTGATGAGTTCGATTCCGGGGCTGTTTGTGCTGGGGGAGGCCAATTATTCCGAGCACGGCGCCAATCGCCTCGGCGCCAGCGCCCTGATGCAGGGCCTGGCCGACGGCTATTTCATTGCTCCGGCCACGGTGACGGCCTGGCTGTCGGGGCACCCCACCCCGGAGATCGGCGCCGATCACCCGGCCTGCCGTGAGGCCGTGGCCCGCGCCCAGGCCCGCATCGACGCCCTGCTGGCGGTGCCGGGAACCCGGCCGGTGGACGCCTTCCACCGCGAACTGGGGGCGCTGATGATCGAGCGCTGCGGCATCAGCCGCACGGCTGGCGGCCTGCGGGCGGGCCTGGCGGAGGTGGCGGCCCTGGAGCAGGCGTTCCACGCCGAGCTGCGGGTGCCGGGCGGCGCTGAGGGCCCCAACCCGGAGCTGGAGAAGGCCCTGCGGGTGGGCGATTTCTTCGGGTTGGCCCAGCTGATGCTGCGCGACGCCCTGGCCCGCGAGGAGAGCTGCGGCGCCCACTTCCGCGAGGAGCACCAGAGCGCCGATGGCGAGGCCCAGCGCAACGACGCCCGCTTCGCCCACATCGCCGCCTGGGAGTTTGCGGGCCAGGGCCGCGAGCCGATCCGCCACAGCGAACCGCTGCGCTTCACCGCCCTGCTTCCCAGCGCCCGCAGCTACCGATGA
- a CDS encoding MliC family protein — translation MATRNTTARNTTRNTTRTANGRLRAGAAAGALAAAVVAALPAAAWAEAGLRADYLCKGRFDASEITVFFFNGTPSAVVLLEGEGATRLPQTVSASGARYSDGDQSFWVKGERASWQQGQAAARSCEPRPR, via the coding sequence ATGGCAACCCGCAATACAACAGCCCGCAACACGACCCGTAACACGACCCGCACCGCGAACGGAAGGCTCAGGGCAGGGGCGGCAGCGGGTGCCCTGGCGGCTGCCGTGGTGGCGGCGCTGCCCGCTGCGGCCTGGGCTGAGGCGGGCCTCAGGGCCGACTACCTCTGCAAGGGCCGCTTCGATGCCAGTGAGATCACCGTCTTCTTCTTCAACGGCACCCCCAGTGCCGTGGTGTTGCTGGAGGGGGAGGGGGCGACGCGCCTGCCCCAGACCGTGAGCGCCAGTGGCGCCCGCTACAGCGATGGCGACCAGAGCTTCTGGGTGAAGGGGGAGCGGGCCAGCTGGCAGCAGGGCCAGGCAGCCGCCCGCAGCTGTGAGCCCCGGCCGCGCTGA
- a CDS encoding addiction module protein, with the protein MLKNIEEQALALSAEDRASLAESMLESLRTSITEIEAAWSEEVEERVNAFDRGEIPSCSAEEVFAEAHRTLQ; encoded by the coding sequence TTGTTGAAGAACATTGAGGAGCAGGCACTCGCTCTTAGTGCGGAAGATCGGGCAAGCCTTGCTGAGAGCATGCTGGAGTCACTTCGTACATCAATTACTGAAATTGAGGCCGCCTGGTCGGAAGAGGTTGAAGAGCGTGTCAATGCGTTTGATCGTGGCGAAATTCCTTCATGCTCGGCCGAAGAAGTATTTGCTGAAGCTCATCGAACTCTGCAGTGA
- a CDS encoding succinate dehydrogenase/fumarate reductase iron-sulfur subunit produces MTRTISLNLRIWRQETPEAPGGFQRYRLEDVSTDLSLLEALDRLNEQLIAAGERPVSFEHDCREGICGSCGFLVNGQAHGPQAATSVCQLYLRQFADGATLSLEPWRARAFPLIQDLAVERSALDRLLIAGGYCSVSTGQAPEANAILVGQEQARSAFDTATCIGCGACVASCRNASASLFVAAKLAHLAQLPQGQPERARRAGAMQAAMAAEGFGSCSSNLECEAVCPQQISADWISWMHAEGR; encoded by the coding sequence ATGACGCGCACGATCTCCCTCAACCTGCGCATCTGGCGCCAGGAGACGCCCGAGGCCCCCGGCGGCTTCCAGCGCTACCGGCTGGAGGACGTGAGCACCGATCTGTCGCTGCTGGAGGCGCTCGATCGGCTCAATGAGCAGCTGATCGCCGCCGGCGAGCGGCCGGTGAGCTTCGAGCACGACTGCCGCGAGGGCATCTGCGGCAGCTGCGGCTTCCTGGTGAACGGCCAGGCCCACGGGCCCCAGGCCGCCACCAGCGTGTGCCAGCTCTACCTGCGCCAATTTGCCGATGGCGCCACCCTCAGCCTGGAGCCCTGGCGGGCCCGGGCGTTCCCCTTGATCCAGGACCTGGCGGTGGAACGCAGCGCCCTCGACCGGCTGCTGATCGCCGGCGGCTACTGCTCGGTGAGCACGGGCCAGGCACCGGAGGCCAACGCCATCCTGGTGGGCCAGGAGCAGGCGCGCTCGGCGTTCGACACGGCCACCTGCATCGGCTGCGGCGCCTGCGTGGCCAGCTGCCGCAATGCCTCGGCCAGTCTGTTCGTGGCTGCCAAGCTGGCCCACCTGGCCCAGCTGCCCCAGGGCCAGCCAGAGCGGGCCCGCCGCGCCGGCGCCATGCAGGCGGCGATGGCGGCCGAGGGCTTCGGCAGCTGCAGCAGCAACCTGGAGTGCGAGGCGGTGTGTCCGCAGCAGATCTCGGCCGATTGGATCAGCTGGATGCACGCTGAGGGGCGCTGA
- a CDS encoding Y-family DNA polymerase: MDRQATVLIDGNNFYASCEAVVDPAVIGRPLVVLSNNDGCIVSRSAEARALGIPMGQPYFQVQRQLQRQGVLVRSSNYALYADMSQRLMAVLEEWVEALEIYSIDEAFGLLHRPGPASSGTISNGDRSSGDLTAWGDALRRDVRRRLGLPVAVGIAPTKVLAKLANKWAKTSPTGGGGRPEVFDLGACPADQAEAVLAATAIEDVWGIGRKLSRWCRLRGCADARALRDLPTGELRHRCGVVGVRLQQELRGHACLPLELVPPAKRETCVSRSFSQPVASLAQLKEAVATYTSRAAEKLRRQGQRAGALTVFVRTSPFNGTSFYANAATVRLPVASQDTAVLLAAALPLAEALFRPHKPLQKAGVVLQQLEDEALLQHHLLVPLPPEQQRSRSALLATVDRLNRRYGSGTVQWAACGLARPWAMRRSQLSRAATTRLADIPVVRA, from the coding sequence ATGGATCGCCAGGCCACCGTGCTGATCGACGGCAACAACTTCTACGCCTCCTGCGAGGCGGTGGTGGATCCGGCGGTGATCGGCCGGCCCCTGGTGGTGCTCTCCAACAACGACGGCTGCATCGTGTCGCGCAGCGCCGAGGCCCGCGCCCTCGGCATTCCCATGGGCCAGCCCTACTTCCAGGTGCAGCGCCAGCTGCAGCGCCAGGGGGTGCTCGTGCGCAGCTCCAACTACGCCCTCTACGCCGACATGAGCCAGCGGCTGATGGCGGTGCTGGAGGAGTGGGTGGAGGCACTGGAGATCTACTCGATCGACGAGGCCTTCGGCCTGCTGCATCGGCCTGGCCCGGCCAGCAGCGGCACCATCAGCAACGGCGACCGGAGCAGCGGCGATCTCACGGCCTGGGGAGACGCCCTGCGCCGCGACGTGCGCCGCCGCCTGGGGCTGCCGGTGGCGGTGGGTATCGCCCCCACCAAGGTGCTGGCCAAGCTGGCCAACAAGTGGGCCAAAACGAGTCCGACAGGCGGTGGCGGCCGGCCGGAGGTGTTCGACCTGGGCGCCTGCCCGGCCGACCAGGCCGAGGCGGTGCTGGCCGCCACCGCCATTGAGGACGTGTGGGGGATCGGCCGGAAGCTCTCGCGCTGGTGCCGGCTGCGGGGCTGCGCCGACGCCCGCGCCCTGCGCGATCTGCCCACCGGCGAGCTGCGCCACCGCTGCGGCGTGGTGGGGGTGCGGCTGCAGCAGGAGCTGCGCGGCCACGCCTGCCTGCCCCTGGAGCTGGTGCCGCCGGCCAAGCGGGAAACCTGCGTGAGCCGCAGCTTCAGCCAGCCGGTGGCCAGCCTGGCCCAGCTGAAGGAGGCGGTGGCCACCTACACGAGCCGGGCGGCGGAGAAGCTGCGGCGCCAGGGCCAGCGGGCCGGTGCCCTCACCGTGTTCGTGCGCACCAGCCCGTTCAACGGCACCAGCTTCTACGCCAACGCCGCCACGGTGCGGCTGCCGGTGGCCAGCCAGGACACGGCGGTGCTGCTGGCCGCCGCCCTGCCCCTGGCCGAGGCCCTGTTCCGCCCCCACAAGCCCCTGCAGAAGGCCGGCGTGGTGCTGCAGCAGCTGGAGGACGAAGCCCTGCTGCAGCACCACCTGCTGGTGCCCCTGCCGCCGGAGCAGCAGCGGAGCCGAAGCGCCCTGCTGGCCACCGTGGACCGGCTCAACCGCCGCTACGGCAGCGGCACGGTGCAGTGGGCCGCCTGCGGCCTGGCCCGCCCCTGGGCCATGCGCCGCAGCCAGCTGTCACGGGCCGCCACCACCCGCCTGGCCGACATCCCGGTGGTGCGGGCCTAG
- a CDS encoding succinate dehydrogenase gives MRTASAASGLLLVVFLLLHLVGVALAPLAPQRFEAYAAALHRSAWLPAAELALLAVALTHLGLSLLRAALNRRAAGNTAPLRSRRTGPLAPLAAWAARSQVAGGLLLLLFLALHLAQLRWPRPPAGAELAALAAVLASPWSLALYLAAALALALHLFHGGEAAHRSLGLLQPANAAAIRAAARLLALLIGAGFMAVTLALALPELAPALWAGGAA, from the coding sequence CTGCGCACCGCTTCAGCCGCCAGCGGCCTGCTGCTGGTGGTCTTTCTGCTGCTGCACCTGGTGGGGGTGGCCCTGGCGCCGCTGGCGCCGCAGCGCTTCGAGGCCTATGCCGCCGCCCTGCACCGCAGCGCCTGGCTGCCGGCCGCCGAGCTGGCCCTGCTGGCGGTGGCGCTGACGCACCTGGGCCTGAGCCTGCTGCGGGCCGCGCTCAACCGCCGCGCCGCCGGCAACACGGCCCCGCTGCGCAGCCGCCGCACGGGTCCGCTGGCGCCCCTGGCGGCCTGGGCCGCCCGCAGCCAGGTGGCCGGCGGGCTGCTGCTGCTGCTGTTTCTGGCGCTGCACCTGGCCCAGCTGCGCTGGCCCCGGCCGCCGGCGGGCGCTGAGCTGGCGGCGTTGGCCGCGGTGCTGGCCAGCCCCTGGAGCCTGGCGCTCTACCTGGCGGCGGCCCTGGCGCTGGCCCTGCATCTGTTCCATGGCGGCGAGGCGGCCCACCGCAGCCTGGGGCTGTTGCAGCCGGCCAACGCTGCCGCCATCCGCGCCGCCGCTCGCCTGCTGGCGCTGCTGATCGGCGCTGGCTTCATGGCCGTCACCCTGGCCCTGGCGCTGCCGGAGCTGGCCCCTGCCCTGTGGGCGGGGGGGGCAGCCTGA
- the umuD gene encoding translesion error-prone DNA polymerase V autoproteolytic subunit: protein MTLDAREGLELVPRCELEAALLGRADPLRPPRCQPLPLAGTAVAAGFPSPADDYIESRIDLNDVLIRHPSSTFFLRVSGDSMRDAGILDGDLLVVDRAIEPRAGRVVVAVLDGAFTLKHLNRHQGRWRLEAAHPDYPPLELADCDDARIWGVAIHAIHSL from the coding sequence ATGACGCTGGACGCGAGAGAGGGGCTGGAGCTCGTGCCCCGCTGCGAGCTGGAGGCGGCGCTGCTGGGCCGGGCCGATCCGCTGCGCCCACCCCGCTGCCAGCCCCTGCCCCTGGCAGGCACAGCAGTGGCGGCCGGCTTTCCCAGCCCCGCCGACGACTACATCGAGAGCCGCATCGACCTCAACGACGTGCTGATCCGCCACCCCAGCAGCACCTTCTTCCTGCGGGTGAGCGGCGACTCGATGCGTGATGCCGGCATCCTCGACGGCGACCTGCTGGTGGTGGACCGGGCGATCGAGCCCCGCGCCGGCCGGGTGGTGGTGGCCGTGCTCGACGGCGCCTTCACGCTCAAACACCTGAACCGCCACCAGGGCCGCTGGCGGCTGGAGGCCGCCCACCCCGACTACCCGCCCCTGGAGCTGGCCGATTGCGACGACGCCCGCATCTGGGGCGTGGCCATCCACGCCATCCACAGCCTCTGA
- a CDS encoding DMT family transporter, producing the protein MVASALSFSLMGVCVKQVGGRIPAAEVVLVRALVSVLLSWLLVRRAGISPWGQRRGLLIVRGAIGSVALLCVYIALAELPLASATVLQYMYPTFTALLAWLVLGERIGRRVLLAVLVGWTGVLVVARPAQLPTAFGALSGGGALAGPAVLIAVAGAFCTALAYVSVRSLVRSEHPLVIVFYFPLVAVPLSLPLVLLNPVWPTPVELLWLLGVGVFTQLGQVCLTSSLAVLPAARATAISYVQVAFAGLWGWLLFGEAVDGWTVAGAALVLAATLISLSPGSAGDR; encoded by the coding sequence ATGGTGGCCAGCGCCCTGAGCTTCTCGCTGATGGGGGTGTGCGTGAAGCAGGTGGGCGGCCGCATTCCCGCCGCCGAGGTGGTGCTGGTGCGGGCCCTGGTGAGCGTGCTGCTCAGCTGGCTGCTGGTGCGGCGGGCGGGCATCAGCCCCTGGGGCCAGCGGCGCGGCCTGCTGATCGTGCGCGGGGCGATCGGCAGCGTGGCGCTGCTCTGCGTGTACATCGCCCTGGCCGAGTTGCCGCTGGCCTCCGCCACCGTGCTCCAGTACATGTATCCCACCTTCACGGCCCTGCTGGCCTGGCTGGTGCTGGGTGAGCGCATCGGCCGGCGGGTGCTGCTGGCGGTGCTGGTGGGCTGGACGGGGGTGCTTGTGGTGGCCCGGCCGGCCCAGCTGCCCACGGCATTCGGTGCCCTGAGCGGCGGAGGCGCCCTGGCCGGCCCGGCGGTGCTGATCGCCGTGGCCGGGGCCTTCTGCACCGCCCTGGCCTACGTGAGCGTGCGCTCCCTGGTGCGCAGCGAGCACCCGCTGGTGATCGTGTTCTATTTCCCGCTGGTGGCGGTGCCCCTGAGCCTGCCGCTGGTGCTGCTCAATCCGGTTTGGCCCACGCCGGTGGAGCTGCTCTGGCTGCTGGGGGTGGGGGTGTTCACCCAGCTGGGCCAGGTGTGTCTCACCTCCAGCCTGGCGGTCCTGCCGGCGGCACGGGCCACGGCGATCAGCTACGTGCAGGTGGCCTTCGCCGGCCTGTGGGGCTGGCTGCTGTTCGGCGAGGCGGTGGATGGCTGGACCGTGGCCGGGGCGGCGCTGGTGCTGGCCGCCACCCTGATCAGCCTCAGCCCGGGATCGGCAGGGGATCGGTGA